A genomic region of Lysinibacillus sp. 2017 contains the following coding sequences:
- the pyrE gene encoding orotate phosphoribosyltransferase: MSLQNKIAHAMLKVGAVELNPTDLFTWASGIQSPIYCDTRLTISDPVIRKQLANGLASLIKENFSECEVVAGTATAGIPHAAWVSDILELPMVYVRSKAKEHGRGNQIEGKYAPGQKVVVVEDIVSTGGSSIVAVEALRAAGCEVLGVVCVYTYNLPKAEQAFNDANVRYVSLTNFDFLIEAANESGAIEENQIPFLKNWHKDLKEGKLK; this comes from the coding sequence ATGTCATTACAAAATAAAATCGCACACGCAATGTTAAAGGTAGGAGCTGTTGAATTAAATCCAACTGACCTATTCACATGGGCTTCTGGAATTCAATCGCCTATTTACTGCGATACACGTTTAACTATTTCAGATCCCGTCATTCGAAAACAATTAGCAAATGGTTTAGCATCTTTAATTAAAGAAAATTTCTCGGAATGTGAAGTTGTTGCAGGTACAGCTACAGCAGGAATTCCTCATGCTGCATGGGTTTCAGATATTTTAGAATTGCCAATGGTTTATGTACGTTCAAAAGCAAAAGAACACGGACGTGGCAATCAAATTGAGGGGAAGTATGCACCAGGTCAAAAAGTTGTAGTCGTAGAGGACATCGTATCAACTGGAGGATCTTCCATTGTAGCGGTAGAAGCTTTGCGTGCTGCGGGCTGTGAAGTATTAGGCGTTGTATGTGTCTATACATATAATTTACCAAAAGCAGAGCAAGCATTTAACGACGCAAATGTAAGATATGTTTCTCTTACAAATTTTGATTTTTTGATTGAAGCCGCAAATGAATCAGGAGCGATAGAAGAAAATCAAATTCCTTTCTTAAAAAACTGGCATAAAGATTTAAAAGAAGGCAAATTAAAATAA
- the pyrF gene encoding orotidine-5'-phosphate decarboxylase has translation MNTKPIIALDFPGEKDVMNFLTQFDEKLFVKIGMELYMQQGPDIVRKVKDQGHDIFLDLKLHDIPNTVKSAMKGLARLGVDLVNVHAAGGRAMMEGALEGLEAGTEAGKKRAALIAVTQLTSTTEQQMHQEQKIALSLKESVLHYAELTKQAGLNGVVCSVHEARVIAETCGENFLRVTPGIRMLGDEANDQKRIATPDGAKKDGSSLIVVGRAITGAENPVIAYKKVCELWEGK, from the coding sequence ATGAATACAAAACCGATTATTGCACTCGACTTTCCAGGTGAGAAGGATGTCATGAATTTTTTAACGCAATTCGATGAAAAATTGTTCGTCAAAATTGGCATGGAACTTTATATGCAACAGGGTCCAGATATTGTTCGTAAAGTAAAAGATCAGGGACATGATATTTTCCTGGATTTAAAATTACATGACATTCCAAATACCGTGAAATCAGCAATGAAGGGCTTAGCTCGCTTAGGTGTGGATTTAGTCAATGTCCATGCAGCAGGTGGAAGAGCAATGATGGAAGGTGCACTAGAAGGGTTAGAAGCTGGTACTGAAGCAGGTAAAAAACGCGCAGCTTTAATCGCAGTAACGCAACTAACATCAACGACAGAACAACAAATGCACCAAGAGCAAAAAATTGCGTTATCACTAAAAGAATCTGTTCTACATTATGCGGAGTTAACGAAACAAGCTGGCTTAAATGGTGTTGTATGTTCTGTTCATGAAGCAAGAGTTATTGCGGAAACATGCGGTGAAAATTTCTTACGCGTAACACCAGGTATTCGTATGCTTGGTGACGAAGCGAATGACCAAAAACGCATCGCAACACCAGACGGAGCAAAAAAGGATGGTTCATCACTTATCGTTGTAGGACGTGCGATTACAGGTGCAGAAAATCCTGTAATCGCATATAAAAAAGTTTGTGAATTATGGGAGGGAAAATAA
- a CDS encoding dihydroorotate dehydrogenase, producing MSRLTIELPGLDLKNPIMPASGCFGFGREYAQLYDLSKLGGIMIKATTLETRKGNPTPRVAETSAGMLNAIGLQNPGIDKVMGEELKFLESYDVPIIANVAGTEVADYVEVAAQISKAPNVKALELNISCPNVKCGGIQFGTDPETAKQLTMAVKAASSVPVYVKLSPNVTNIVDIAKAVEAGGADGITMINTLVGMRLDERTGKPVIANGTGGLSGPAIKPVAIRMVYEVYRSVNIPIIGMGGITCAQDVIDFMSAGASAVAVGTANFVDHFVCPTIIDELPAKLDALGVNQISELIGRSHR from the coding sequence ATGAGCCGTTTAACGATTGAACTACCAGGACTCGACTTAAAAAACCCAATCATGCCAGCTTCAGGATGTTTTGGATTTGGTCGCGAATATGCACAACTATATGATTTATCAAAACTTGGCGGCATTATGATTAAAGCAACGACCCTTGAAACAAGAAAAGGAAATCCAACACCACGTGTAGCAGAAACGTCTGCAGGGATGTTAAACGCGATAGGCCTTCAAAACCCAGGTATTGATAAAGTAATGGGGGAAGAGCTGAAATTTTTAGAAAGCTATGATGTGCCAATTATTGCGAACGTAGCAGGAACGGAAGTAGCAGATTATGTCGAAGTGGCGGCGCAAATTTCGAAAGCACCGAACGTAAAAGCATTAGAGTTAAATATTTCTTGTCCAAATGTTAAATGTGGAGGGATTCAGTTTGGTACAGATCCTGAAACAGCAAAACAATTAACAATGGCAGTAAAAGCAGCTTCAAGTGTGCCTGTCTATGTAAAATTATCACCAAACGTAACGAATATTGTCGATATCGCCAAAGCAGTTGAAGCGGGAGGCGCAGACGGAATTACAATGATTAATACATTAGTAGGTATGCGTTTAGATGAACGTACAGGAAAACCAGTCATCGCAAACGGTACAGGTGGGTTATCTGGGCCGGCGATTAAACCAGTTGCAATTCGTATGGTTTATGAAGTGTACAGATCGGTGAATATCCCCATTATTGGGATGGGTGGTATTACTTGTGCGCAAGATGTGATTGATTTCATGTCAGCAGGCGCATCGGCAGTTGCAGTAGGTACAGCGAATTTTGTCGATCATTTCGTATGTCCGACAATTATCGACGAGTTACCAGCGAAATTAGATGCACTTGGTGTGAACCAAATTTCAGAACTTATTGGAAGGAGCCATCGTTAA